From Haloarcula rubripromontorii:
GGTGGTGTGAGCGCATGGCCATCTTTACTCGAAGTTCCGCCACTTCTCGCTCCAGCCGTCGGGACCCGCGTCTTCAGGTGCCGTGTTGCCCAGAACGACCTCGAACGTCGGCATATTTATCTGGTAGGCGATTTCCTCGTATCCCCAGCCGTTTTCGACCCACTCCTCACGGACGCCAGCATATGGCGTCACCGGGTAGTAGGCTTCGACCGGTGTTTCGGCGAGTAGCTGCTTCGCTGGTTTGCGCGTCTCGAAGACACCGGCCCCGATGTACCGGATATCGTTGTCCTCGATGACCGCTTTCGCCTCAGTGATGTCAGAGGGCTTTACGTCACCGCTGGCAGCGAGGTTTACCACAAGCGGGCGCATCTCGACGCCGTAGCGCGTCCCGATGTACTGGAATGCGTTGTGCGCCGCGAGCTGGACCACGTTTCTGTCGGCCCGGTCGAAAATATCGGCGTAGTCCGCGTCGATGCGGTCGAGGACCTCAGAGTTGTACGTCTCGGCGTTGTCTCGGAGCGTGTCTTCGGCGTCCGGGGCGAGCGCGACCAGCCCCTCCGTGATGTTGTCGACCGACTGTTTCGCGCGCTGGGGGTCAAGCCAGAAATGCGGGTCGCTGGCTCTGTCCTGTCCGACGCCCTCTTCGTCGCGGTCGAGGCTCGCTGCGAGTGATTCGAGTTCGATACCCTCGCGGACGTTGATGAGTTCGGTATCGACGTTGTCGTCTTTGAGCGTTTGAATCGCGCGGTCGGCCCAGGGCTGGAAGTCCGGGCCGACGTGGATGAACGCGTCCGCGTCGATGATATCTCGCGTGATCCCGGCGTCCGGTTCCCAGCCGTGGCCGTGCAGTCCGGTCGGGATGAGGTTCTTGACCGTTATCGGCGTCCCGCGTGCGATATTGCGGGCGAAGTCGTAGAAGCTAAAGAACGACGCGACCGCAACGGGCCCGTCCGCACCGTCCGTCCCGCCGCTATCAGTCGATGCCGCTTCCCTCCCGCCGCCGGTCAGACAGCCGGCAAAGCCGGTCGCGAGGGCTCCCGCTCCGGCACCGAGTGCCTGCCTGCGGGTGACGCTATACGGCCGGTCGTCGCAGGGTTGGTTAGTTTCCATGTGTGGCTTGCTATCGAAGAAGAATATAATAGTTTCTATCTAACTACAATATTAGACTAGTCTAATCCGCTGAACTGTTCATGCCTGGGGTCCGCTCTGTGGCACAGACGCGGGTGGACGCAACACATAAACCGGCGCTGGAAGTTGGTCCGATATGCCCGGACTCGACGACACGGACCACGAGATCCTCCGACTGCTGCTCGAAGATGCCAGACGGCCCTACAGCGACATTGCCGAGCGAGTAGATCTCTCGGCCCCTGCAGTTTCCGACCGCGTCGACAGACTCGTCGAAATGGGCCTGATAGAGGGGTTTACCGTCGACATCGACCGTTCACTGCTACAGGCCGGCGTGCCGGTTCTGCTCGAAGTCACTGCGAAGCCGGGTCGGGCCGCCGACATCGCTACAGCGGCCAGCGACGCAGACGCCGTCGAGCGGG
This genomic window contains:
- a CDS encoding metal ABC transporter substrate-binding protein codes for the protein METNQPCDDRPYSVTRRQALGAGAGALATGFAGCLTGGGREAASTDSGGTDGADGPVAVASFFSFYDFARNIARGTPITVKNLIPTGLHGHGWEPDAGITRDIIDADAFIHVGPDFQPWADRAIQTLKDDNVDTELINVREGIELESLAASLDRDEEGVGQDRASDPHFWLDPQRAKQSVDNITEGLVALAPDAEDTLRDNAETYNSEVLDRIDADYADIFDRADRNVVQLAAHNAFQYIGTRYGVEMRPLVVNLAASGDVKPSDITEAKAVIEDNDIRYIGAGVFETRKPAKQLLAETPVEAYYPVTPYAGVREEWVENGWGYEEIAYQINMPTFEVVLGNTAPEDAGPDGWSEKWRNFE